In Actinoplanes octamycinicus, the genomic window CGCAGCTCGGTTACCGGCTGACCGGCCCGCACACCGCGGCCATCGTCTGGACCACCGCGACCGCCGCGCCGGACCGGCTGGAGGCAGCGGCCGAGGAGCTGATGCGCAGCAGCGGGGCGGCGCACCGGCTGACGATCGTGGCCGGCGCCGGGGTGCTGTGGCTGTGGCTGCCGGTCGGCGCGGTGCTCACCCCGGACGGGGAGGACCCGGAGGTCCGGGTCGCGATCGGCCGCCCGGGGGCGGACGTGGCCGGGTTCCGGCGCAGCCACCTCGACGCGGTGGCCACCCAGCGGATGCTGATGCGGCTCACCTCGCCGCAGCGGGTCGCCCGGTACACCGAGATCCAGCTGGTCGCGCTGCTCACCGCGGAGCCGGCGCAGACCGACGAGTTTCTCGCCGACACCCTCGGCGAGCTGCGCCACGCCGACCCGGAGACCCGCGAGACGGTCGCCACCTACCTGCGCGAGCAGTGCAGCATGAGCCGGACCGCGGAGCGGCTCTTCACCCACCGCAATACGGTCCTGCGCCGCCTGGCCCGCGCCGACAAGCTGCTGCCACAGCCGCTCGCCGACAACGTCCTGGCGGTCGGCGCCGCCTTGGAGGTGCTCCGCTGGCGCGGCTGACCGCCGATCCCGCCGGCAGCCCGCGGGTGGCTGGGGCTGACACCGAGGTGCCGCCGGTAGCCCGCGGGTGGCCGGGGTTGACACCGGGGTGCCGCCGGGAGCCCGCGGGTGGCCGGGGTTGACACCGGGGTGCCGCCGACTGCTCGGCACCCCGGTGTCAGCGGGTCAGTTCCGGTATCGGTAGAGGATCCGGCCTCGAGTCAGGTCGTAGGGCGAGACCTCCACGAGGACACGGTCGAAGGGGAGGATCTTGATGTAGTTCTTCCGGATCTTGCCGCTGATGTGGGCCAGGACCTGGTGACCATTGGGCAGGTCGACCCGGAAGGTGGCGTTGCGCAGGCACTCGACCACCGTGCCCTCCAGCTGGATGCCGCCGTTCTCCCTGGTCATCGCAGCACCAGCTCGAGG contains:
- the infA gene encoding translation initiation factor IF-1, whose amino-acid sequence is MTRENGGIQLEGTVVECLRNATFRVDLPNGHQVLAHISGKIRKNYIKILPFDRVLVEVSPYDLTRGRILYRYRN
- a CDS encoding PucR family transcriptional regulator, which encodes MVQSAAWPEIPSRVAELFRRGAEIALEPPADWIEGLHEASLSGERMRPVAEDPVLVAAVRRANVANLRQWIAANVRNPGARVPANLGPEVLDTARDLVRRGLDQRALDSYRTGQSVAWRRWMEICFTLDAEPGELRALLDISSLSISTFIEDTIAAVSARMESERAELTRGAHAERRAAVTLLLEGAPISRARAEAQLGYRLTGPHTAAIVWTTATAAPDRLEAAAEELMRSSGAAHRLTIVAGAGVLWLWLPVGAVLTPDGEDPEVRVAIGRPGADVAGFRRSHLDAVATQRMLMRLTSPQRVARYTEIQLVALLTAEPAQTDEFLADTLGELRHADPETRETVATYLREQCSMSRTAERLFTHRNTVLRRLARADKLLPQPLADNVLAVGAALEVLRWRG